Genomic window (Dyadobacter fanqingshengii):
TTTCCTTAGGTGGACGCTTTAATGGTTTTCGTATAAAAGTTGCGGATGAAGTGCTTGGTAATGTGTCCGTGAAGCCAACAGCTCTGATTGGAAATGCGTCCGTCTCATATTTATTGAACGAGCATTCCAATTTTTATACATCCTTTCACTCCGGGTTCAGAGCGCCCAATATTGATGATATGGGAACGTTAGGGATCGTTGATTTTCGGTATGAAGTGCCCGCTTATGATCTTAAACCTGAAACATCCTCCAACTTCGAAGCAGGTTACAAATTCCGGTCGGAAGGCTTCGCTATGAGCGCGGCTTTGTATCAGAATAACCTGCGTAACCTGATCACACGTGTACAGGTTGCCGGACAGAAAATCGATGGCATTGATGTATACAGGAAAGAAAACGTAGAGCGCGCATACATTCGCGGAGCTGAGCTTGATGTGGAATATGTGTTCAGTGAATATTGGAAAATCTATGGATCGGGTGCTTATAATTTCGGTAAAAATGTAACTAAAAATGAGCCTGTCCGCCGCATTCCGCCATTGAATGGGAGATTCGGATTAGAATATCGCAGAAGTCAATGGTTTGTACGTCCGGAAGCCTGGTTTGCTGAAAAACAAACGCGGCTGGCAGCCGGAGACGCAGGAGACAACCGCATTCCAAAAGGAGGCACACCGGGCTGGGTGGTTGTTAATGTGATGGCGGGTATCGATACAAAACATTTTGCAGTAAATGCTGTCGCTCAGAATCTTACCAATAAAGATTACCGTACGCACGGGTCGGGAATTAATGGAGTGGGCCGGAGCCTTTGGCTGACATTAACAGGGAAATTTTAACAATATTATAATTCAACAATACCAATTACTCACCATGACAAAATATTTGAAACTCGGACTTTGCTTGCTGCTCTGCGGTGCTCTCACCTACGGTTGTAAGAAAAATGTCGGCTCGTCGGCTGGGCGCGAGGAGTCGGCCATTGTTAAAGCGCTTTCTTCCAAGCGCATTGATTTACCCAATGGTTGGTCACTTACGCCGGTTGGCAGAAGTCTGGATCTGGATGATCTGCCTTTGAATCTGGTGGTTTCTCCGTCAAAGAAATATCTGGCTGTGACCAATAACGGGCAAAGCACACAAAGCATTATTTTAATTGATGCAGCTTCGGAAAAGATCCTGGATTCAGCCAGGGTAGCCAAGTCTTACCTGGGTTTGGCATTCAGTCAGGATGAAAAAACGATCTACGCTTCTGGTGGAAATGATAATAAAATTTTAGTATTTAAAATTGAAAATCAACAGCTTGTCCCTGCCGAGCCGATCGTGCTGGGCAAACCCTGGCCGGTTAAAATTTCGCCAACCGGGATTTCCGTTGACGATGCGCAGAACAAAATATATGTTGTTACCAAGGAAGATAGCTCGCTTTACATTTGTGATTCTCAAACAAAAAAGACTATCGGCAAACTAAGCCTTGGCGCAGCAGCTTACACCTGTTTACTTTCTAATGATAAAAAGGAACTGTATGTTTCACTCTGGGGCGGCTCGCGGGTAGTAATCGTGAAAACAGAAACGCAAAAGATCGTAGCTGAAATCGCTACGAACAAGAACCCCAATGATCTGCTTTTGACCAAAGACGGCAAATTTTTATACGTAGCCAATGGTAACGACAACACCGTGGGGCTTATTGATCTTACCAAACGTCAGATATCGGAAACATTAACAACTTCGCTTTTTCCAGATGCGCCCGTTGGAACGACTCCTAATGGCCTGGCGCTGAGTGAAGATGAGAAAACGCTTTACATTGCCAACGCAGACAATAACTGCCTTGCTGTTTTTGATGTTGAAACAAAGGGGCGCAGCCATTCCATTGGCTTTATCCCGACCGGCTGGTATCCGACCGCTGTGAAGACGATCGGTTCAAAGATTTTTGTTACCAATGGAAAAGGCTTTTCTTCCAAAGCCAATCCAAAAGGTCCTAATCCAAATTTATCAAAAGTCCCGCAGCAGGTAGGGCCCAACCCACAGGCTTATACGGGAAGAGAGCAGTACATCGGCGGGTTGTTCAAAGGCACTTTGTCGATCATTGATGCGCCCTCGACGGAGGCGCTTTCCGCCTATTCACGAGTAGTTTATGCAAATACGCCTTATACCAAAA
Coding sequences:
- a CDS encoding bifunctional YncE family protein/alkaline phosphatase family protein; its protein translation is MTKYLKLGLCLLLCGALTYGCKKNVGSSAGREESAIVKALSSKRIDLPNGWSLTPVGRSLDLDDLPLNLVVSPSKKYLAVTNNGQSTQSIILIDAASEKILDSARVAKSYLGLAFSQDEKTIYASGGNDNKILVFKIENQQLVPAEPIVLGKPWPVKISPTGISVDDAQNKIYVVTKEDSSLYICDSQTKKTIGKLSLGAAAYTCLLSNDKKELYVSLWGGSRVVIVKTETQKIVAEIATNKNPNDLLLTKDGKFLYVANGNDNTVGLIDLTKRQISETLTTSLFPDAPVGTTPNGLALSEDEKTLYIANADNNCLAVFDVETKGRSHSIGFIPTGWYPTAVKTIGSKIFVTNGKGFSSKANPKGPNPNLSKVPQQVGPNPQAYTGREQYIGGLFKGTLSIIDAPSTEALSAYSRVVYANTPYTKNKELNAEGEVGNPIPMKVGDKSPIKYVFYIIKENRTYDQVLGDMKEGNGDASLCLFPEKVTPNQHALARQFVLLDNFYVDAEVSADGHNWSSAAYANDYVEKNWVTSYGGRGGTYDYEGSKDIAHPRDGFIWDHALRAGLTFRSYGWFADEGKANIKTLEGNYCPTFKGYNLGYKDIDREEAWEKDFDELLAAGKLPRLNTLRFGNDHTSGASVGKPTPFAAVADNDLAVGRFVEHLSKSKVWNESVVFILEDDAQNGPDHVDAHRSIAFVAGGFVKRGFVDHTMYSTSGMLRTMELILGIKPMSQYDAAATPMWRCFNKTANSAGFTSKEAGVDLAEKNVAVNSNSRQSDQFDLSVPDAIDDLIFSRIVWQAVRGENSVMPAPRRGAFVRLEKKGDEEEEEGFDED